Genomic segment of uncultured Desulfobacter sp.:
TTAATCTAAAACCCTGTGTTTGGACGAAAAGTTGCCCAGATGCAAGGCGCAAGCGAAGCTAAAACCGGAGCGTACTAAAGTACGTGAGGCCCGATCTTATAATTGGGTAGGTTTGTGCAGCAACGCCGCAGGTGGGTGAGTTTTCGTTCAAACACTAAATAAATAATAAAAAAGGTGATTAACATGCAAATCATGTCCATTCTTCTAATCGTTGCCGTCATCCTCGGCCTGGTGATTGTTTACTTTGCGTTTTCTTACATTGGCCTATGGGTGCAGGCGTTGGTGTCAGGGGCCCGGGTGGGGCTGTTCAACATTATTTTCATGCGCTTCAGGAAAGTGCCGCCCAAACTGATGGTGGAGTCCAAAATCATGGCCGTAAAGGCCGGGATCGATATTTCCACGGACGATCTTGAGTCCCATTTCCTTGCCGGCGGCAATGTCTCCCGGGTGATCCAGGCATTGATTGCCGCGGACAAGGCCAATATTGATCTTCCCTTTAACCGGGCAGCCGCCATTGATCTTGCCGGCCGGGATGTACTGGAAGCCGTGCAGATGTCGGTTAACCCCAAGGTTATTGAAACCCCCATTGTAGCCGCCATGGCCAAGGATGGTATCCAGCTCAAGGCCATTTCCAGGGTCACGGTGCGGGCAAATATTGACCGTCTGGTGGGCGGGGCCGGTGAAGAGACCATTCTGGCCAGAGTGGGCGAGGGTATTGTTACAACGATTGGTTCGGCTGTTACCCATAAACAGGTGCTGGAAAATCCGGATACCATATCCAAAACCGTTTTAAGCAAGGGGCTGGATGCAGGCACTGCCTATGAAATTCTCTCCATTGATATTGCGGACGTGGATGTGGGCAAAAACATCGGTGCTGAGCTGGAAACCGACCGGGCCGAGGCAGACAAGAAGATCGCCCAGGCCAAGGCCGAGGAAAAACGGGCCATGGCCTTTGCCCAGGAACAGGAGATGAAGGCCCGGGTCCAGGAAATGAAAGCCAAGGTGGTTGAGGCCGAAGCCCAGGTGCCCCTGGCCATGGCCGAGGCGTTCAGAAGCGGCAATCTTGGGGTCATGGACTATTATAAAATGCAAAATATCAGCGCAGACACCCGGATGAGGGATTCCATTTCCGCCCCTGATCAGTTGGGCCAGCCGGATGAGCTCGAGAAATAACGGCCATGGGCAGACCGGGTCTGTCAGCGTCCAGGCCTGCCCCCACAACAACGTTTGAAAGCTGTATATAACTTGCTGTCCAGACTTTCATAAAAAACATCGAAAAAAAGATCAGGATAAGGGTATGGACTTCAGTGATTTTATTACATTGATTTTATTTTTTGTTTTTATTTTTGCGCCTTTGTTGAAAAGATTCACAAAAAAGACGGTAGGCACATCAGGTCAATCAAAGCAGAGCGGATTCTCCGTTCTAGGCAAACTCAATGATGTGCTTAGAGAGGCTGCCCGGGAAATGCAGGCCCAGGCCGAGCAGGCCCGGAAAAAAGAGGCCTCGGGGCGGACAAAATCCTCCCGGAAACTCAACAAGAGCCCCTTTGACCAGACCGAAGACGACGTTTTAAGTCAGACCTTCTGGGATGAAATTGATGACAGGGACGATGTGGATTTTTATGCCGAGAACTTAGAGGTCCAAGCCCAAGAGTCCATTGCGCCTGTTAAAAAACAACCGGTCGTTCTTCCCAGCCACAAAGAATCACGCCGCAAAGGTGTTGGAAGGCAGCAAACAAGGGCGTCAAAACCTTTTGGGGCGGGTTCCGTGCAAACCAGTTGCCTCCGGGGGGGTCCACGGCGACTGCCGGCCGGGCCCCGGGGACTTCAAAAGGCTGTTGTCTGGTCGGAAATCCTTGGAAAACCGGTCGCGCTAAAGGATTCGGATTCGTTCTCACGGAATTGAAATGCGTTGTTGTTCTGTCTTAAATCCGTGTTTGGATAAACCCGTTTTGGCAAGGATTTGAAAATGTTTGACCGGCAAGGGGATCGGAACGGATGATTTCAAAACAGAGCAGGCGCAACGCGCTTGATTTGGCATGGCAGGAGTTTATCACTTGTGGTGGTGTGCGCAAAGGTAAGGTTCGACCGGAGATCCTTGCTTCCTGGCGGCGTTGCTGTGAAGCGGGCGTAGATTACACAGACGGTTCCTGCTGTAATATACTTACTCCCGAACAATGCGAACGGCCCCGGGAAAAACATGACGCCTTGATCAAAACCGCAAAGCCGTTTATGAACAAGTTATACGAGTTTGTGGCCGGGTCGGGTCTGGTTGTTTTTCTTTCGGATGAATCCGGTTTGATTCTGGAAAGTATCGGTGACGGGGATGTAGCGGATAACGCTTCAAAGGTTAATTTAGTGAAGGGGACGGGCTGGAGAGAAGAGACCGTGGGCACCAACGGCATTGGTACCTCCCTTAAAATCAAAAAACCCATTCAGGTGTCAGGTAAGGAGCATTATTGTGTCAAGCTTCACACCTGGACCTGCTCCGCTGCCCCTATTTTTGATCCTGACCACAGGCTCCTCGGCGCGCTTCAGATGTCAGGACCTTCCCATGCCGTGCATCTTCATACCCTGGGCATGATTGTCGCCGCAGTTGAGGCCATTGAAAGCCAGTTGGGGATACGGGAAAACACCCGGGAATTGACCTTGCTGAATCAGCGACTAAACGGTATTTTTCAGACCATGTCGGATGGTGCCGTGATTACGGATAAAAAAGGTCTTATTTGCCAGATCAATCCTGCTGCTGAAGCCATTTTCGGCAGTCAAATCCGGGGCTGTTCCCTGAAACGTATTTTTGAACATCGGCCCACGTTTCTTGACGCGGTGGAACAGGGGAAAACCCTTACCGACAAGGAATTCATGGTGGATGCCGTCCACTGCTTGGTAACGACCAGACCCCTTTGGGACGGCAAACAGGCGCCCAATGGTGCCGTCATCTTTTTCAATCCCCTCACTAAGGTTAAGAAGCTGATCAACCGGTTCAGTAGCGCCCAGGCAAGCTTTCGTTTTTCAGACATCATCGGACACAGTTTGGTGCTTAAAATGACCATTGATGAGGCCAGACACGCCGCTTCCGGCGCATCCAATATTTTAATTCTTGGGGAGAGCGGTACGGGAAAGGAGTTGTTTGCCCAGGCTGTTCATAATCACAGCCACAGGCGGACAGGCCCGTTTATCGCCTTGAACTGTGCCGCCCTGCCCAGGGAATTGATTTCAAGTGAACTGTTCGGGTATGCAGACGGTGCATTTACCGGCGCCAAAAGGGGCGGCCGGCCCGGAAAGTTTGAACTGGCGGCCGGCGGCACCCTTTTCCTGGATGAAATCGGAGATATGCCCCTGGATCAGCAGGCGATCCTTTTGCGGGTTCTCCAGGAAAAAAAGATTACCCGGGTGGGCGGTGGTCACACCATCCCCGTGGATGTCCGGGTGATTTGCGCCACCCACAAGGATCTTAAGATGGAAGTGGAAAAAGGTAATTTCAGGTCGGATCTGTACTATCGCATCAATGTCATCCGGCTCCAGGTGCCGTCTTTGCGGCAGCGGCCCGGCGACATTTATCCTTTGTTCACCAACCTGGTTAAGAAAATCTGCGCAAGGCAGGGTATTGTCGAACCACAGATTATGCCGGCTGTTTTTGATCATCTTGTGGCCTATGACTGGCCGGGAAATGTCAGAGAGCTTGAAAATGTAGCAGAGAAAATGATCCATGCCGGCCGGAACGGTTGCCTGGAACCGGATCATCTGCCCCGGGATATCATTGAAAACGGCCCTGCCTGTACCCCTGTTGAATCTGTAACAACCGGTACCAGGAATATGGCGCACCTTATGACGGAAAAGGATCATATCGTGGCACTTTTAAAACAGCACCGGGGAAATATCAGCCGGGTGGCCAGGGAAATGAACGTTTCCAGAAACACTGTATACCGGAAACTTAAATTTTTCGGCATATGCCGGGATCAATCCTTTTCCTAATAGTGATATCAGCTCATCGCTCACAGCCCACCTACCAGTGACAGGTGTCACGGAAAACAGAACACCTGTTCATTTCCTGTTACAAAAAACAAGACACTTTTTTAATATAGTTGAAATAAGACTGGTATCATTGACCCGTTTTCTTTGTTCTACGGAGTAGTTGCACGCCATTTTTAGTCTGGCGCCATTCTCTTTGTTTTGATGGCATTATATTTGCGATGCTCAAATCGCATTTGTCCCCGGACATTGGGTTCGGGAAAGGAGCGTATCCATTCAGATACTATTTTAAAAGAAAAGGACGTACCATGGAAAATCCCGTAGATCAAAGTTACAATCTGTATATTGACGGCAAGTGGATTGATGCCAAAGAAGGAAAGACCTTTACCGTTACCTGTCCTGCCAACGGCGAGATCCTTGCCACCTGCGCCAATGCAGAGGCCGAAGATGTTGATCTGGCCGTTAAGGCGGCGCAGAAAGCCTTTGAAACCTGGCGCCTGATATCTCCCCAGGAACGGGCGGGGCTGTTACTGAAAATTGCGGACCTCATTGAGGAAAAGGCCG
This window contains:
- the floA gene encoding flotillin-like protein FloA (flotillin-like protein involved in membrane lipid rafts) — protein: MQIMSILLIVAVILGLVIVYFAFSYIGLWVQALVSGARVGLFNIIFMRFRKVPPKLMVESKIMAVKAGIDISTDDLESHFLAGGNVSRVIQALIAADKANIDLPFNRAAAIDLAGRDVLEAVQMSVNPKVIETPIVAAMAKDGIQLKAISRVTVRANIDRLVGGAGEETILARVGEGIVTTIGSAVTHKQVLENPDTISKTVLSKGLDAGTAYEILSIDIADVDVGKNIGAELETDRAEADKKIAQAKAEEKRAMAFAQEQEMKARVQEMKAKVVEAEAQVPLAMAEAFRSGNLGVMDYYKMQNISADTRMRDSISAPDQLGQPDELEK
- a CDS encoding sigma-54-dependent Fis family transcriptional regulator encodes the protein MISKQSRRNALDLAWQEFITCGGVRKGKVRPEILASWRRCCEAGVDYTDGSCCNILTPEQCERPREKHDALIKTAKPFMNKLYEFVAGSGLVVFLSDESGLILESIGDGDVADNASKVNLVKGTGWREETVGTNGIGTSLKIKKPIQVSGKEHYCVKLHTWTCSAAPIFDPDHRLLGALQMSGPSHAVHLHTLGMIVAAVEAIESQLGIRENTRELTLLNQRLNGIFQTMSDGAVITDKKGLICQINPAAEAIFGSQIRGCSLKRIFEHRPTFLDAVEQGKTLTDKEFMVDAVHCLVTTRPLWDGKQAPNGAVIFFNPLTKVKKLINRFSSAQASFRFSDIIGHSLVLKMTIDEARHAASGASNILILGESGTGKELFAQAVHNHSHRRTGPFIALNCAALPRELISSELFGYADGAFTGAKRGGRPGKFELAAGGTLFLDEIGDMPLDQQAILLRVLQEKKITRVGGGHTIPVDVRVICATHKDLKMEVEKGNFRSDLYYRINVIRLQVPSLRQRPGDIYPLFTNLVKKICARQGIVEPQIMPAVFDHLVAYDWPGNVRELENVAEKMIHAGRNGCLEPDHLPRDIIENGPACTPVESVTTGTRNMAHLMTEKDHIVALLKQHRGNISRVAREMNVSRNTVYRKLKFFGICRDQSFS